One part of the Arachidicoccus terrestris genome encodes these proteins:
- a CDS encoding KdsC family phosphatase, which yields MNALELFRQVKAFVFDIDGVMTDNTVLVLPDFNIDGKIVMARTMSVRDGYAIQLAVKLGYPVAVISGGKETGAGKRLHDLGVKHVFMDVKDKVACFEAFISEYDLDPSSVLFMGDDIPDYQLMQITGIKTCPADACNEIKAIASYLSPIKGGQGCVRDVIEKTLKLQNNWPLTTDIKAQ from the coding sequence ATGAACGCATTAGAACTTTTTAGGCAAGTAAAGGCATTTGTCTTTGATATTGACGGAGTTATGACGGACAATACCGTCCTTGTATTGCCGGATTTCAATATCGATGGCAAAATTGTCATGGCACGTACCATGAGTGTCCGGGATGGGTATGCCATCCAGCTGGCCGTTAAATTGGGCTATCCGGTGGCTGTCATCTCCGGTGGCAAGGAAACCGGCGCCGGCAAAAGGCTCCACGATCTGGGGGTCAAGCATGTTTTTATGGATGTAAAGGATAAAGTGGCTTGTTTTGAAGCCTTTATCAGTGAATATGACCTGGACCCTTCTAGCGTCCTTTTTATGGGTGATGATATTCCAGATTATCAACTCATGCAAATTACCGGAATCAAGACCTGTCCGGCGGATGCCTGTAATGAGATTAAGGCCATCGCTTCTTATCTGTCGCCGATCAAAGGCGGTCAGGGATGTGTCAGAGACGTTATCGAAAAGACACTTAAATTGCAAAATAACTGGCCTTTAACCACCGATATAAAAGCGCAGTAG
- a CDS encoding YajQ family cyclic di-GMP-binding protein, whose amino-acid sequence MPSFDIACKVDLQTLDNAVNTVKKEISNRFDFRGSPVEVSLDKKAFVVHLEVESEMKMKQLIDVLISRSMKQGIDPSAFNFDKDAYPSGKVIKKEVPVQNGLEQADAKKIVKHIKDSGLKVQAQIMDDVVRVTGKKIDDLQEVIQSLKSSDIKLPLTFINMK is encoded by the coding sequence ATGCCCTCATTTGATATTGCCTGCAAGGTCGATTTACAGACCCTGGATAATGCGGTAAATACTGTTAAGAAAGAAATCAGTAATCGCTTTGACTTCAGAGGGTCTCCTGTAGAAGTTAGCCTGGATAAAAAAGCTTTTGTTGTGCATCTGGAAGTGGAATCAGAGATGAAAATGAAACAGCTTATTGATGTACTGATCAGCCGGTCGATGAAACAGGGGATTGATCCATCCGCCTTTAATTTTGATAAGGATGCCTATCCTAGCGGCAAGGTGATTAAAAAAGAAGTCCCGGTCCAAAACGGACTAGAGCAGGCAGATGCTAAAAAAATCGTTAAACATATTAAAGATTCCGGACTGAAGGTACAGGCGCAGATCATGGATGATGTGGTGCGCGTTACCGGAAAGAAAATAGATGATCTGCAGGAGGTGATTCAGTCCCTTAAATCTTCTGATATCAAGTTGCCGCTCACATTTATTAACATGAAGTAA
- a CDS encoding glycoside hydrolase family 25 protein, whose product MTTAKPHNRSTKGSRKKKKQPSSRVSHFWKILGIVTVVMLLFSIARYIYNVQHNKDAYFAHYKEFGIDLPQNFAIHGIDVSHHQGKINWPMVKSMESENVKIGFVFIKATEGYTLVDKSFKDNWFQAGLMGIPRGAYHFFIAGKSGALQAKNFIRHVPREQGILPPVVDIEQRYGVAPALFRKQLQIMLDSLESYYKKRPIIYTYASFYNDFLDGYFDGYPLWVAHYFELKSPRTDREWLFWQHSEQGHVYGIKRKVDFNVFSGDSTDFKKLLNPMTES is encoded by the coding sequence ATGACAACAGCTAAACCCCATAACAGGTCAACTAAGGGCAGTAGAAAAAAAAAGAAGCAGCCGTCTTCCAGAGTGAGTCATTTCTGGAAGATCTTAGGTATCGTTACAGTTGTTATGCTGCTGTTTTCTATTGCCAGGTACATTTATAACGTTCAGCATAACAAAGACGCCTATTTTGCCCATTATAAAGAATTCGGGATTGATCTGCCGCAGAATTTTGCGATCCATGGGATAGATGTCAGCCATCATCAGGGGAAGATCAACTGGCCCATGGTAAAGTCCATGGAGTCAGAGAATGTAAAAATCGGCTTTGTTTTTATTAAAGCCACTGAGGGCTATACTTTGGTGGATAAAAGTTTTAAAGACAATTGGTTTCAGGCGGGCCTTATGGGTATTCCCAGAGGAGCGTATCATTTTTTTATTGCCGGCAAAAGTGGCGCATTACAGGCCAAGAATTTTATCCGCCATGTGCCGCGGGAACAGGGTATATTACCGCCCGTCGTGGATATTGAACAGCGATACGGAGTCGCTCCTGCCCTTTTTAGAAAACAGTTACAGATTATGCTGGACAGTCTGGAAAGTTATTACAAAAAAAGACCTATCATTTATACTTATGCCAGTTTTTATAACGATTTTCTGGACGGCTATTTTGACGGCTACCCTTTATGGGTCGCTCATTATTTTGAACTTAAAAGTCCGCGGACAGACAGAGAATGGTTATTCTGGCAGCACAGTGAACAGGGTCATGTCTATGGCATTAAAAGAAAGGTAGACTTCAACGTCTTTAGCGGCGACAGCACTGATTTTAAAAAACTGCTGAATCCTATGACAGAAAGTTAA
- a CDS encoding TonB-dependent receptor plug domain-containing protein, whose product MSRQNYDIKTLQDYLAGKLDPMAMHALERQALEDPLLAEALEGLAANPQWGSEDLEGGMDRLYARLDSRVAAGAATSDLFLAPEDKKDLTDLQSTTPVEPLNREGDKRKWWGVAAIVLVLLAGGWFYFASQGIDRATDSLQPNPEIASAVTKALIDSNKSGSHMAKGNKAVYAAKGTEPEKQTKPLPADQTTETISAAGKKLSMGPEDKKPAALGSESLSLATHAPIAAAASLAADRLMASQPSFFKDSAAMETEGLNSNQRWASGNIPGISNMDGDSEKANNIARIYIRGRRPVLDSLLPGQKGGPLVVVDGNVVVGNPLDSIDPNNITHLDVLKEPVARALYGDLAENGVVLITTTKAIAAHSPNRDSQTAYLKRDKLPAGKKNILSNKSFSAQLNGKVPGLEVDAAPALAAALQVEVHRLSGSLQPMGGFKALERYLEKQWVVGFNNKIVRWQDTGIVKVEVRIGNEAYGHGIIVELNKEGHRTAFINWLNAVLARGPRWEQGQVDTLNSGDSSDGIPDTQRQNGPATIQIYFNRH is encoded by the coding sequence GTGTCTAGGCAGAATTACGATATTAAAACACTTCAGGATTATCTGGCTGGAAAGCTGGATCCAATGGCGATGCATGCTCTGGAAAGGCAGGCATTAGAAGATCCGTTACTTGCTGAAGCACTGGAAGGACTGGCCGCCAATCCGCAGTGGGGTTCAGAAGATCTGGAAGGCGGCATGGACCGTTTATATGCCAGATTAGACAGCAGGGTAGCCGCAGGCGCAGCTACTTCTGATTTATTTTTGGCGCCGGAGGATAAAAAGGATCTTACTGACTTACAAAGCACGACACCTGTTGAACCTTTAAATAGAGAGGGTGACAAGAGAAAGTGGTGGGGCGTTGCCGCCATCGTCCTTGTCTTACTGGCGGGTGGCTGGTTCTACTTTGCCAGCCAGGGAATAGATAGGGCTACTGACAGCCTGCAGCCCAATCCTGAGATTGCCAGTGCTGTTACTAAGGCGCTGATTGATAGTAATAAAAGTGGTAGCCATATGGCGAAAGGAAATAAAGCCGTATATGCCGCTAAAGGGACAGAGCCTGAAAAACAGACAAAGCCTTTGCCTGCAGATCAAACTACTGAAACAATAAGCGCTGCTGGAAAAAAACTGTCAATGGGCCCTGAAGATAAGAAGCCGGCCGCATTGGGATCAGAAAGCCTGTCATTAGCTACCCACGCTCCTATTGCAGCGGCCGCCAGTTTAGCGGCTGATCGCTTAATGGCTTCCCAACCATCCTTCTTTAAGGATTCCGCAGCTATGGAGACAGAAGGATTGAATAGTAATCAAAGATGGGCATCAGGAAATATACCAGGTATTTCCAATATGGATGGGGATTCAGAGAAAGCAAACAACATTGCCAGGATCTACATACGTGGTCGCAGGCCAGTTTTGGATAGTTTATTGCCAGGCCAGAAGGGTGGGCCTTTAGTTGTGGTTGATGGTAATGTAGTTGTAGGTAATCCACTGGATTCCATCGACCCCAATAATATCACGCATCTTGATGTGCTTAAAGAGCCTGTTGCACGGGCTTTATATGGGGACCTGGCTGAAAATGGTGTCGTGTTGATTACTACGACTAAAGCAATTGCGGCTCATTCCCCGAATAGAGACAGTCAGACGGCTTATCTGAAAAGGGATAAGCTGCCAGCGGGTAAAAAAAATATTCTTTCAAATAAAAGTTTTTCTGCACAATTGAATGGGAAAGTGCCCGGCCTGGAAGTGGATGCGGCTCCGGCGCTTGCTGCAGCTTTGCAGGTAGAGGTTCACAGGCTCAGCGGGTCATTGCAACCCATGGGAGGATTTAAAGCGCTTGAGCGCTATTTAGAAAAACAATGGGTTGTCGGATTCAATAATAAGATAGTCCGTTGGCAGGATACGGGTATCGTGAAAGTGGAAGTCCGCATCGGCAATGAGGCTTACGGGCATGGAATTATAGTTGAGTTAAATAAAGAAGGTCACAGAACTGCATTTATTAATTGGTTAAATGCCGTTTTGGCGCGAGGTCCACGGTGGGAACAGGGGCAGGTAGATACTTTAAACAGTGGCGACAGCAGTGATGGTATACCTGACACGCAGCGTCAAAACGGTCCCGCGACTATTCAGATTTATTTTAACAGGCACTAG
- a CDS encoding Lrp/AsnC ligand binding domain-containing protein — protein MSHKLNLDKLDYQIIQVMMENAEISYADLGKKLFVSGGTIHVRIKKLQEYGIVTGSRLNINTKALGFDVITFVGIYLEKSSMYEDVAKELKKIPEIVRLNYTTGTYSMFAEIICKDIQQLKHVLHDELQNIKGIERTETLISLEESFSRNVLVLDEEEIN, from the coding sequence ATGAGTCATAAATTAAATTTAGACAAATTGGACTATCAGATCATACAGGTCATGATGGAAAATGCAGAAATTTCCTATGCAGATCTGGGAAAAAAGCTATTTGTGTCTGGTGGCACTATTCATGTAAGGATAAAGAAGCTTCAGGAATATGGTATAGTCACCGGATCCAGACTCAATATCAATACCAAGGCCCTTGGTTTTGATGTGATCACTTTTGTCGGGATTTATCTGGAAAAAAGCTCTATGTATGAAGATGTCGCTAAGGAGCTTAAAAAAATCCCGGAAATTGTCCGGCTTAATTATACAACCGGTACGTACAGCATGTTTGCAGAGATCATTTGCAAGGACATCCAGCAGTTAAAGCATGTCCTGCATGATGAATTACAAAACATAAAAGGTATAGAGCGCACAGAAACGCTTATTTCTCTGGAAGAGAGCTTTAGTCGCAATGTGCTGGTGTTGGATGAAGAAGAGATTAACTAA
- a CDS encoding MFS transporter, giving the protein MSFLNGSGAFNTSLKLKIASYVLFTFFGYLCIGLPLAILPIFITKTLGYSTIMAGIVISLQYVATFLTRGWSGTLIDKYGPRLSVYISMSCLALSGVLLYLTYLSRSQAFLSLLILIIARLITGCGEGFIGASPITWAMLVAGEKQTATIISYNGIASYGGLALGATLGVYLNQHIGMYAIAFLTLLMGALGYFLAARRPNVIAPASDQTTANPTSFLTVLIKVAPYGICLMLAGLGFGTISNFITLYYDHFHWDHAALCLTVFSVLFIVGRMFFSNAINDYGGVKVAMACLACETIGLLVLALFQQPYFALAGAAITGFGFSLMFPSLGVEAVKLFSSDRSGAAIAAYGLFIDISLGITGPLIGGLIESFGIEYMFSFTTVIVFAGLIVCSSLNRKIVRQLATR; this is encoded by the coding sequence ATGTCTTTTCTTAATGGCTCCGGCGCCTTCAACACTTCTCTAAAACTGAAAATAGCCAGTTATGTGCTGTTTACTTTTTTTGGATACCTGTGTATCGGATTGCCATTAGCTATCCTGCCCATCTTCATTACCAAGACCCTGGGCTATTCTACCATCATGGCGGGTATCGTTATCAGTCTGCAATACGTTGCGACTTTTTTAACCAGAGGCTGGTCGGGAACACTGATCGATAAATACGGTCCGCGTCTGTCGGTGTATATCAGCATGAGCTGCCTTGCATTAAGCGGGGTTTTACTGTACCTTACCTATCTTTCCCGCTCCCAGGCTTTTCTAAGCCTGCTTATATTGATTATCGCCAGATTGATCACCGGTTGTGGCGAAGGCTTTATCGGCGCCTCTCCTATCACTTGGGCCATGCTGGTTGCAGGAGAAAAACAGACTGCGACCATCATTTCCTATAATGGTATTGCGTCCTATGGAGGTCTGGCTTTGGGAGCTACCCTGGGCGTATATCTAAACCAGCATATCGGGATGTATGCCATTGCATTTTTAACCTTATTAATGGGTGCGTTAGGTTATTTCCTGGCCGCGAGGAGACCTAACGTCATTGCACCGGCCTCTGACCAGACCACCGCCAATCCAACTTCCTTTCTGACGGTGCTTATCAAAGTAGCGCCGTATGGCATCTGCCTGATGCTGGCCGGCTTGGGCTTTGGCACCATTTCCAACTTCATTACACTTTATTATGACCATTTCCACTGGGATCATGCCGCACTCTGTCTGACAGTTTTCAGTGTCTTATTTATCGTGGGCAGGATGTTCTTCTCGAACGCCATTAACGATTACGGCGGCGTTAAAGTTGCAATGGCCTGTCTGGCCTGTGAAACCATTGGTTTGCTTGTATTGGCCTTATTTCAGCAACCTTATTTTGCCCTGGCAGGAGCAGCCATTACCGGCTTTGGTTTCTCACTTATGTTCCCTTCATTGGGCGTAGAGGCGGTCAAATTGTTTTCATCTGATCGTAGCGGAGCCGCCATCGCAGCCTACGGATTATTTATTGATATCTCTCTTGGGATAACCGGCCCGCTGATTGGAGGTCTGATTGAGTCCTTCGGCATCGAATATATGTTCAGCTTTACAACAGTAATCGTATTTGCGGGCCTTATTGTTTGTTCTTCCCTCAATAGAAAAATAGTCAGGCAACTGGCCACCAGATAG
- a CDS encoding RNA polymerase sigma factor, with protein MQAKPDTLSPASLSSLSDEVLITTYKAGGDLQVLAELYKRYMGLVYSVCLKYFKNQPASEDAVMDIFEQLISKVKNHEIEHFKPWLGALARNHCLMQLRKKSPESESAVSFDETFMHSGKKLHPNADVMQDSVSEPSEAMQKEFVFTTMEKCLETLAEQQRVSVDLFYLQQKCYRQVADITGYDIDKVRSYIQNGRRNLKICMEKQQSV; from the coding sequence ATGCAAGCGAAACCTGACACATTGTCCCCAGCTTCACTGTCCTCTTTGTCAGATGAAGTGTTAATTACTACGTACAAAGCAGGTGGTGACCTTCAGGTGCTGGCAGAATTATATAAAAGATATATGGGGCTTGTCTATAGCGTCTGTCTAAAATATTTTAAAAACCAACCTGCCAGCGAAGATGCGGTTATGGATATTTTTGAACAACTGATAAGTAAAGTAAAAAACCATGAGATAGAGCATTTTAAACCCTGGTTAGGGGCGTTGGCTCGTAACCATTGTCTGATGCAGTTACGCAAAAAATCTCCTGAATCTGAAAGTGCGGTTAGTTTTGATGAAACCTTTATGCATTCGGGGAAGAAGTTGCATCCTAATGCAGATGTCATGCAGGACAGCGTTTCGGAACCAAGTGAGGCCATGCAGAAGGAATTTGTTTTCACAACAATGGAAAAATGCCTGGAAACCTTAGCAGAGCAGCAGCGGGTAAGTGTTGATTTGTTTTATCTGCAACAAAAATGTTACAGGCAAGTGGCAGATATTACAGGCTATGATATAGATAAAGTCCGTAGTTATATACAAAATGGCCGCAGGAACCTTAAAATTTGTATGGAAAAACAACAAAGTGTCTAG
- a CDS encoding DUF4290 domain-containing protein yields the protein MEYNTARTGLVMKEYGRHIQKMVDYLLTIEDKETRQQQAGVLIELMGFLNPHLKNVEDFRHKLWDHLYYMSDFKLEVESPYPIPTRENYKVKPEPLPYPKRYPKKRHLGKNIEVVVEKALSEENEEKKQGLANAIAYYMKLSYNNWHKEAVSDQVLQTELDALSQGHLTFNNAPYIRKELEDFKPSFGPVSTGARRNYTPRSNNNNNRGNNMNRNNNNNNNRNNNGRNNSNRNSNSGYKKRY from the coding sequence ATGGAATATAATACTGCACGTACCGGCCTGGTTATGAAGGAATATGGCCGTCACATTCAAAAAATGGTAGATTATCTGCTTACCATTGAAGATAAAGAAACAAGACAACAACAGGCAGGCGTACTCATTGAGTTGATGGGTTTTTTAAACCCTCACCTGAAGAATGTTGAGGACTTCCGGCATAAACTGTGGGATCATCTTTATTACATGAGTGATTTTAAACTGGAAGTAGAAAGCCCTTATCCCATTCCAACCCGTGAGAACTACAAAGTGAAACCCGAGCCGCTACCTTATCCTAAAAGATATCCTAAGAAAAGGCATTTAGGCAAAAACATTGAAGTAGTCGTGGAAAAGGCGCTTTCCGAGGAAAATGAAGAGAAAAAACAGGGATTGGCGAATGCCATTGCTTACTACATGAAGCTTTCTTATAATAACTGGCACAAGGAAGCCGTTTCTGATCAGGTATTACAAACCGAATTGGATGCGCTTTCTCAGGGGCACCTTACTTTCAACAATGCACCTTATATTCGTAAAGAACTGGAAGACTTCAAACCAAGCTTCGGCCCGGTAAGTACCGGCGCCAGACGAAATTATACCCCCAGAAGCAACAACAATAACAACAGGGGGAATAACATGAACCGTAATAATAATAATAATAATAACAGGAATAATAACGGCCGTAATAATAGTAACCGTAATAGCAATAGCGGTTATAAAAAGCGTTATTAG
- the lepA gene encoding translation elongation factor 4, protein MKQIRNFCIIAHIDHGKSTLADRLLEHTKTVGEREMTNQVLDDMDLEREKGITIKSKAIQMEYAMNGTTYIFNLIDTPGHVDFSYEVSRALAACEGALLLVDATQGIQAQTISNLYLAIDNNLEIIPVINKIDMDGAMIPEVKDQIVDLIGCKEDEILLASGKSGIGIEEILEAIVEKIPAPKGDPQAPLQALIFDSVFNSFRGIIAYYRVFNGTIKKGDKIKFINTGQTYYADEVGKLGIGLQPTKDVKAGDVGYIITGIKNAKEVKVGDTITLTENPGASIKGFEEVKPMVFAGIFPVVTEDFEELRDCMDKLQLNDASLTYELETSQALGFGFRCGFLGLLHMEIIQERLEREFNQTVITTVPNVSFVAYTTRDEKIIVNNPGQMPDTTKLDRIEEPYIRAQIITHSDYTGNIMTLCLGKRGTLTNQTYLTQTRVELTFEMPLTEIVFDFYDKLKSQTRGYASFDYTPLDYRASDIVKMDILLNQEKVDALSALIHRSRAQDFGRKLCEKLKELLPRQQFQIAIQAAIGAKIIARENISAMRKDVTAKCYGGDISRKRKLLEKQKEGKKRMRQIGNVEVPQEAFLAVLKLDD, encoded by the coding sequence ATGAAGCAAATTAGAAATTTCTGCATTATTGCACATATTGACCACGGAAAGAGTACCTTGGCGGATCGGTTACTGGAACATACCAAGACCGTAGGTGAGCGCGAGATGACCAACCAGGTACTCGACGACATGGACCTGGAGCGAGAAAAGGGGATTACGATTAAAAGTAAAGCCATTCAGATGGAGTATGCCATGAATGGCACTACCTATATATTCAATCTGATCGATACCCCCGGCCACGTCGACTTTAGTTATGAGGTCAGCCGGGCCCTGGCTGCCTGCGAAGGTGCTTTACTGCTGGTGGATGCCACTCAGGGCATTCAGGCCCAGACGATCAGTAATCTATATCTGGCTATTGATAATAATCTGGAAATCATTCCTGTTATCAACAAGATCGATATGGATGGTGCTATGATCCCAGAGGTAAAGGATCAGATCGTCGATTTAATCGGCTGTAAAGAAGACGAAATCCTGCTGGCCAGCGGCAAAAGCGGGATTGGGATTGAAGAAATCCTGGAAGCCATCGTAGAGAAAATCCCGGCCCCTAAGGGAGACCCGCAGGCCCCTTTACAGGCTTTGATCTTTGACAGCGTATTTAACAGTTTCAGAGGAATTATCGCCTATTACCGTGTCTTTAACGGCACCATCAAAAAAGGTGATAAGATCAAATTCATCAACACGGGCCAAACTTATTACGCAGATGAAGTAGGTAAATTGGGCATCGGGCTGCAACCTACCAAAGATGTGAAGGCAGGTGATGTAGGTTATATCATCACAGGTATTAAAAATGCCAAAGAAGTAAAAGTAGGGGATACGATTACCTTAACAGAGAACCCGGGCGCCTCTATCAAGGGATTTGAAGAGGTAAAGCCGATGGTTTTTGCCGGGATATTCCCCGTTGTGACTGAAGACTTTGAAGAGCTTCGTGACTGCATGGACAAACTACAGCTCAATGACGCTTCTCTCACCTATGAGCTGGAAACCTCGCAGGCGCTTGGTTTTGGCTTTCGATGCGGCTTTCTGGGGCTGCTCCATATGGAGATCATCCAGGAAAGGCTCGAAAGGGAATTCAACCAGACTGTCATCACGACAGTGCCCAACGTAAGCTTTGTTGCCTACACTACCCGTGATGAAAAGATCATCGTCAATAATCCGGGACAAATGCCCGATACGACGAAGCTCGACAGAATCGAAGAACCTTATATCCGGGCGCAGATTATCACGCATTCGGATTATACCGGTAATATCATGACCCTATGTCTGGGTAAAAGAGGTACACTAACCAATCAGACTTATCTTACACAAACCAGGGTCGAGCTTACTTTTGAAATGCCCCTCACTGAGATTGTCTTTGATTTCTACGACAAACTGAAAAGCCAGACCCGTGGTTATGCATCTTTCGACTATACCCCATTGGATTATAGAGCGAGTGATATTGTGAAGATGGACATCCTGCTCAACCAGGAAAAGGTCGACGCATTAAGTGCGCTGATTCATCGCAGTCGCGCGCAGGACTTTGGACGTAAGCTCTGTGAAAAACTAAAAGAGCTGCTGCCTCGCCAACAATTCCAGATCGCGATCCAGGCGGCTATCGGTGCTAAAATCATAGCCCGTGAGAATATCAGTGCCATGCGCAAAGATGTGACAGCTAAGTGTTACGGAGGAGACATCTCCAGAAAACGTAAGCTCCTGGAAAAACAAAAAGAAGGTAAAAAAAGAATGCGTCAAATCGGTAATGTAGAAGTACCACAGGAAGCATTTCTCGCCGTCCTAAAACTGGATGACTAA
- a CDS encoding YfbK domain-containing protein codes for MKHIFDSHRPDTRYFNSNNNASRYSIASDRPKSYWMRSLLLLLITSFLIQAVPLSAQSFTPIKSSILQGKVTDSEGTPLAGVHISTAPVHSDAYSDYNGRFRLTINGFTKHLLLVTPGFQPECVTIKKAKFPLIIQLQKAPKRARDSGNNLFAQLEKIPGISVMSGNQANFPAGQIMIRGVSGQNVAALRAKMPSVYFTPRNNTESYAHIKENGFKAAAISPLSTFSIDVDKASYSNVRRFINEGHLPPANAVRIEELINYFDYHYKQPTGKDPVNIQTELGTAPWNPRHYLLHIGLQAKKVGTDELPPSNLVFLIDVSGSMAAANKLPLLITSFKMLTDQLREQDYVSIVTYAGNAENVLAPTSGADKKTIKKALDQLSAYGSTNGAGGLEKAYAMAEQHYRKEGNNRIILASDGDFNVGASSLEDLEKLIASKRKSGIFLSVLGFGMGNLKDDKMETLADKGNGNYAYIDNSSEARRVLLKEFGGTLFTVAKDVKVQVEFNPAVVQAYRLVGYENRALNDADFNQDTVDAGEMGSGSKVTALYEIIPQGLKDHFSPNVDTLRYVFDRLSKKEAFRGELARIKIRYKRPDGKKSNPISQIVADKRLPGMKTSVDFQLAAAAAGWGMLLKNSQYVQDMTYSKVAELIKKTLESDRSGQVGGFLNLVETSEALAGNEIENTGNLPCSPILIHPRRVPGPAPRPIPRPGPIPQRDTVSTFRILPVSRSVPLAKALQGKMTCVSPIKNK; via the coding sequence ATGAAACATATATTTGATAGCCATAGACCAGATACCCGTTACTTCAACAGCAACAATAACGCCAGCAGATATTCAATTGCATCCGACAGGCCAAAATCGTACTGGATGCGTAGCCTGCTGCTTCTGCTGATTACCTCATTTTTAATCCAGGCGGTTCCACTTTCCGCCCAATCATTCACCCCTATTAAATCATCGATATTACAGGGGAAGGTAACAGATAGCGAAGGAACGCCACTGGCGGGTGTACATATTTCCACTGCCCCCGTTCACAGTGATGCTTATTCTGATTACAATGGGCGTTTTCGTCTGACCATTAACGGCTTTACCAAACATCTCCTATTGGTAACGCCGGGTTTTCAGCCAGAATGCGTTACCATAAAAAAAGCAAAATTCCCCTTAATCATTCAGCTGCAAAAAGCGCCTAAAAGAGCCAGGGATTCTGGCAACAATCTCTTTGCGCAATTAGAAAAGATCCCAGGCATAAGCGTCATGTCTGGTAATCAGGCGAATTTTCCAGCTGGACAAATAATGATCCGGGGGGTATCTGGCCAAAACGTAGCGGCCCTTAGAGCTAAGATGCCAAGTGTCTACTTCACCCCCCGCAACAATACAGAGTCCTATGCACATATAAAAGAAAACGGGTTCAAGGCTGCAGCTATCTCGCCGCTGTCCACTTTCTCTATTGACGTAGATAAAGCCTCCTACAGCAACGTACGCCGGTTTATCAATGAGGGACATTTGCCGCCGGCAAATGCCGTTCGTATCGAAGAGCTGATTAACTATTTTGACTATCATTACAAACAACCTACCGGTAAAGATCCGGTAAATATTCAGACAGAACTGGGTACCGCACCATGGAATCCCAGGCATTACCTGTTACATATTGGACTACAGGCCAAAAAAGTAGGAACAGATGAATTGCCTCCCAGCAATCTGGTATTCTTAATCGATGTATCAGGATCAATGGCCGCCGCCAATAAACTGCCGTTACTGATTACATCTTTCAAAATGCTGACCGATCAGCTTAGAGAGCAGGATTATGTTAGTATCGTTACCTATGCCGGCAATGCGGAAAATGTTTTAGCACCCACCAGCGGAGCGGATAAGAAAACAATTAAGAAAGCCCTGGACCAATTGAGTGCATACGGATCCACTAATGGTGCCGGCGGTCTGGAAAAAGCTTACGCCATGGCTGAGCAACATTATAGAAAAGAAGGCAATAACCGGATTATCCTTGCCTCAGATGGTGATTTCAACGTAGGGGCTTCCAGCCTGGAGGACCTGGAAAAGCTCATTGCTTCAAAAAGAAAATCCGGCATTTTCTTGTCTGTACTCGGGTTTGGAATGGGCAATCTCAAAGACGATAAAATGGAAACCCTGGCCGACAAAGGAAATGGAAACTATGCTTATATTGACAACAGTTCTGAAGCGCGCCGGGTTCTTTTAAAAGAGTTTGGCGGCACACTCTTTACTGTCGCCAAAGACGTAAAGGTCCAGGTAGAATTCAACCCGGCAGTTGTGCAGGCCTACCGGTTGGTAGGCTATGAAAACCGGGCGTTGAATGATGCAGACTTTAATCAGGACACCGTCGATGCGGGAGAAATGGGCAGCGGCAGTAAAGTTACCGCTCTATATGAAATCATTCCCCAGGGCCTGAAGGATCATTTTAGTCCGAATGTCGATACACTCCGCTATGTATTCGATCGGCTTTCTAAAAAAGAGGCGTTCAGAGGTGAGTTAGCCCGGATAAAAATCAGATACAAGCGTCCGGACGGCAAAAAAAGTAATCCAATCAGCCAGATAGTAGCCGATAAACGATTACCGGGTATGAAAACTTCCGTTGATTTTCAGCTGGCAGCAGCAGCGGCAGGCTGGGGCATGCTACTTAAAAATAGCCAATATGTACAGGACATGACCTATTCGAAGGTTGCAGAACTTATTAAAAAAACTTTAGAATCAGATCGGAGTGGCCAGGTTGGCGGTTTCCTGAATCTGGTAGAGACCAGTGAAGCCCTGGCAGGTAATGAGATCGAAAATACCGGGAATCTGCCTTGTTCACCGATCTTGATACACCCAAGACGGGTTCCAGGTCCCGCTCCCCGCCCTATCCCTCGCCCCGGGCCTATTCCCCAAAGAGATACGGTGTCTACTTTCCGGATTCTGCCGGTTAGCCGGTCGGTGCCACTGGCCAAGGCCTTACAGGGAAAAATGACCTGTGTGAGTCCGATCAAAAACAAATAA